The stretch of DNA TTCCACGGCCCGCTTCACCATATTTCCTGCGTCCTTGGACTTAATACCGCCCCAACCCTCTTTTTGAACCACATCATAAAAACCAAGCTCTTTTGCAAGCTCTACTTTCAGTCGATCGGACATAATTCCTCTTCTCCTGGCCATCTAAACAACCCCTTTCAAACCACAGCATTATTAGTATGGATTAAAAGCATGTTTTGAAAACTAGTAATCAGCGTCATTTAGTTAGTTAAAGACAGCAAAAAGCAGTAAACTTTAAGTTTACTGCCACTCATTGCTTATATACTAACTTAAAGCTACATGTCCTGTTGTTTCATCGTAGAATGTAATTTGAACTGTTTCCGTTAAGACATCCGCATAGCTGTATGAAACACGCTCGAATGAATTTTCATCTTGGTCAAGTTCAATAACAAAAACAGAAGGGTAAGTTTCAGCTAAAACACCGGAACGTTCAATCGTCTTTCTACGTCCTCCATTTGCCTTTAGCAGTAACCTTTTCCCTAAATTTGTGTCGAGAGCCTTTTTAATATCGGCTAAGGTTTTTGGCATTCGGTCCACCTCACTGTGTAAAGTATAACACACTGACATAGTTCTGTCAAACAAAAACATAAATTATATCAGTCCAACAAAAAGATTGTCAATCCTTTTTCTTCTACTTTTTCTCTAAAATTTCAACATTTCTATCGTTACCGTATTGGCCGTGGATTATGTATCACACACAAAAAAATAAGCCCATTAGAATAATGGGTCAGTACTTATTAGTACTTCCTCTTCTCTAATAAGCTTATTCTTCTTCCTCATGGTGCGGCCTGTAGGGCATTCCCGTACGTAATACCCCTTTTGTCTCAATTCCCCCAAGCCCCTTTTCACCAGTTAGTGTATTTCTTAGAACATCCCAAACATTTATTCTCTCCATAAAGGGTGTAAAACTTATTTTAGCAACAATATAAACGGGGTCTAACGCATGAATATTGATCCTGGATGGTGAGCTGGCAAAGTTCGCTCCTGCATGAATGAGGGATTCAAAGTGAGATTGGCAGGCTCCAGCAAAAATAACGAGTTGATCTAAATGAGGAATCTTTTTTCTAGCTTCTCTAACTGTTTGAACGAAATGTTTGGAATGGCGGTAAGCGTTAATATCTGTTATCTTTCCCTTTGCCTTTGAATACGCATCGTGACCTGTGATAACGAGAATATCAGGACGATAATAGTCAATTAATTCACCAATTCTCTCAGGCATTTCCTTTTCATTGCAATGTATTCCGAGCACAGGTATTCCAATCTTTTCGTATAAAGTCATGCATTTTTTTAAATAGGCAGGATCTCCATCTAAATGGAGGACCTTCCCTGGGATTTGAAAGTAATTGCTCGGCTTCACATATCCCCCAGTAGCCTCATATTCTTGTCTTTGCCTTAATAGATCTACATCCTGTTCAAACAGTTTTAATGATTGTTCCTCGAGCGTTCTATATTCTTGTTCCAGTTTCACTCTTTCATTTTGGTCAATACTGACTAAATCAGTGAAAGGTGAATCTGCGATCAGACGAAAATCCTCACCATAAAGGATAGCAACTTTTTGGCCGTTTATATGTTGAATATCAATAACGCGAAATAGAATATCACAGTTATATGATTTTCTACCGACAATATCCATTATTTTTATATTCATTGCCGTCACTCCAATAAGACCAGCAAAAGGGCCTTTTCTAGATAGTTTCTCTTCCTTAGGCTATGCACAGTGCATGGTCATTGTGAAAAGAAAAGCGAATGCGCCTTGGTCAGCCCCGACAGGCAAATGTTCTTCGGCACTAAAAGTCCGCCCTTTGACTTTTAGTACCGAAGGTTATTTGACCCGAGGGGCTAGGCGCTGGAGCTGGACAATTCTCAAAGTCGAATTTTCTTTCTTATTACGTAAGAAAAAGACTCTTTTATAAGAGTCTTAATGGAAGTATGGATATAGTTGATCACTTAACATACCAAATTCCTCTAAGGAAAGTGTCTCACCTCTTCGAGTTGGTTCAACCCCGCTCGCCGATAAAGCAGCAAGAATTTCTTCCTTCTTCTGTTTCCCTTCAGGAAGCTGACTAGTTAAATTATTTAGAATGGTTTTTCTCCTCTGAGCAAAACTCGCTTTTGTCACTTGGAAAAAGAAGCCCTCATCCTTCACACTAACAGCAGGCTGATTTCGCTTAGTTAACCGGATAACAGCTGAATCTACATTTGGCTGTGGAACAAAAACAGTTTTAGGTACGATCATTACCGTCTCAGCTTCTGTGTAATATTGTATGGCAATGGAAAGAGAACCATATTCCTTAGTACCAGGCTTGGCAGAAATTCGATCAGCCACTTCTTTTTGAAGCATACAAACAATTCCACGGATGGGCAGGTGTTCCTCTAGAAGTTTCATGATAATGGGTGTGGTTACGTAATAAGGCAAATTAGCTACCACCATTACATCCTCTATGCCTTGGAATTCCTCTGCCATCATGCTTTGTACATTCGCCTCTAGCACGTCTTTATGAATAACCTTGACATTAGAGTATGGCGACAAAGTATCATTTAAAATGGGTAATAAGCGTTGATCAATCTCAAAAGCCACGACCTTCTTACTCGAGCGGGCAAGCTGTTCGGTTAATGCCCCGATTCCCGGACCAATTTCAATAGCGCCGGAATTCTCACTCAAATCAGCGAAGCTAACAATTTTTTTTAATATATTGGTATCAATCAAAAAATTTTGACCCAGGCTTTTCTTAAATGAAAAGCCATATTTCTCTAGGATAGCCCTTGTTCTCACAGGGGTTGCGATGTCTTTATTCATATTCTTCCTCCCGATGCTGGACAACTTTTATTGCTTCCGCAAATTCCTGTTTGCTAATTTGGAACATCATTAAGCGTTTATGCAGTTGTTTTCCATTGGTATAGCCTATCTTTAAAATCTCTCCCAGCAGCATTCTTCGCTCTTTGGCGCCTTCTCCACCAATTAGACCAGCTGTTAGAAGATCTTCCTGTGTAATGACCTCTGAAGGTGTCTCCCTTAAAATTTGGGCATCCTTCAACGCTTCTCTAATCGCTTCAGGGCTGGCGTGCTCAACCCCTATACCCTTTCCACCCCTTGCAAGCGCAGCTGCCTTTGTCAAAAAGGCATGTTTACAGCCAGGGACACTTTCTGCAATGGTCTTTCTAATCTTCTCACCTGGAAAGTCAGGGTCAGTAAAAATGATGACACCTCTTGTCTCCTGTGCACGTCTTACTTTTTCAATAGTTACTTGATTGACAGCTGAACCATTCGTTTCAATTGTATCCGCATCAACCGCTCGTTTAATGGCAGTGGTATCATCTTTCCCTTCTACCACAATGATTTCTTTGATTTTCATAATAAAAGCCAATTCCTTCGTAATAAAATTAAGAAAAATTGAAAAAAATTTGAAACAATTCTGTAATGTCCATCGTCTATATTATTGAACAGATTCATACACTAAAGTAAAGAAATTAAAAAAAATGACAAAGTATGTATCGATGTAAGTATAAAGAAAAACTCGGAAAAAGCAAAATGCAGAGGAAGGACCCTCTGCACAAAATAAACTACTGTAAAATTTTAATTTTTACCTTCCTGCGGCCCCAACGATAGCAATCCTGGTTAGAGGGCATGAATACATCGATTTTGTATCCTTTTATTGCTCCACCTGTGTCAGCAGCTACAGCATAGCCATAGCCTTCCACATACACCTTCGTTCCTAGCGGGATGATTCTTGGGTCTACTGCAATAATTTTCATGTTCGGATTAGCCCGTAAATTGAGACCTGTTGCCGTACGACCGGAACAACCGTTGCAATTAGCAGTATACGCAGTTGAAGTTACGTAAAACTCTTTACCCGTTTCTACTGCACCACGTGAAACCTGTAAAGCCAGATCCTTCGTTCCGACAGCCACAATTTTATCTTTTTTCTCTTTGAGATTTTGCTCGCTTACTAGTTTCCTAGCTACCTCTTTGCCATTTTCCAGTACCACTTCGTACTTTCTTGACACGAGGCCATGCATTCCTGCACTTAGGACCTTCTCTTTACCTTTTTCTAGACTTTCATCCTTTTTTGTAACCACGGCAAATTGAACTGGTTCTTCCACTACATCGGTGACTTTTTCTACTCGAATGACGTTAACTACACCATTCTTTGAGATGGTTTCTGTTAATGACGGTTCAACTCGGTCAAATTCATTTAGTATAATTCCCTGTTGTGTTAAAAAGTCAGCGACCGTAGCCGAAGTGGTCCAAACTTGTTGTTCTTTACCGCCGTCCACATATGTAAGATGAAAAGCAATTTTTATATCTATATTCATCTTATCTTTTATTGCCGCTTGTGGTTTTGGTGTAACTTGATCATGTCCGTTTAATGCAATTTTCTGCTCTTTTAAGAGCTCAGCCACCGTTTGGGCTGTAGTCCAGATCGTTTTCTTCTCGTTGTCTTTGACAATGTGAACCTTGTTAGCTTGCTTCCAAATGACCTTAAGGTGGTCCTTCACCTCAGTGTTTGCCTTTGGATACAAGTAGTCTTGTGAGCGAAGTGATACATCCATTTCATCTAATAATTCATCGATTGTATCAGCATGTGTTTTCACGACCATCTCTTTGCCATTTAGTGTTATCGCTACTGTATTCTTCGATCCTTCAAAAAACAGAATTCCCAGAGTAGTTAGCAATACTACGAAACTAGCAAAAATAATGACCCATGACCTTCCACTCAAAGACTTGGGAAACAGGTTTTTCATGTTTTGGAATACGATGAAAAACGCCTCCTTTTCTTGGAGAGATTATGGAGAACCTATTGTCGGCTGTCAATCCCTGCATCACCTGTGAAGGTATTTCTAATTATGCACAAAACTAGAAACTTTGCAAAGAAAAACTTCTCGACACGGTTATCCTATGTAGAAAAGGAGACATGTAGAACTTTTTGTTATCAGAAAAAATTAAGACAAGCTTCCCGTCTCTTCGACAAATTCCCTTATCATTTTATGGCGAATACTTTTTTAGCATTTTGTGTCGTTGCATCCGCTACCTCTTCAAATGTCAATCCCTTTATTTCGGCAATTTCTTCGGCGACTAACTTCACATACCCAGGTTCATTGCGCTTTCCTCGATAAGGGTGTGGAGCTAAATATGGACAGTCTGTTTCAATCAACAGCTTGTCTAAAGGGATTTCCGCTGCAACTTCCTTTGGTTTTTTTGCATTTTTAAAGGTAACAGGGCCGCCAAGCGAAATATAGAAATTCATTTTCACACATTCCTTTGCTACTTCTGCACTTCCGCTGAAGCAATGCATGATTCCCCCTACTTCTTCTGCCCCCTCTTCCTTTAAAATATCAACGATATCTGCTGTTGCTTCCCGGTTGTGAATCACAATGGGTAGCTGCACTTTTTTAGCCAGCCTGATTTGTTTACGAAAGACCTCTTTTTGAGTATCCTTTGGAGACTTGTCCCAATGATAATCCAAGCCCATTTCACCAATCGCTACTACCTTTGGATGTGAAGCTAATTCCTCAATCCACAGCAAATCCTCATCTGTCATATCAATGGCATCAACGGGATGCCACCCCACGCAGGCATACAAGAACTCATATTGTTCCACTAATTCCATTGCTCTTGTAATCGTTGGACGGTCAAACCCGACGACCACCATATTGGTAACTCCAGCTTCCTGTGCCCTAGCAATTACTTCCTCTAAGTCCTCATTATATTGATCAGCGTTTAAGTGTACATGTGTGTCGAATAGCATAATTTACACTCCCTCTTTTTTCAACAATACATTCTATTTTTTTATAATTAAGCAGAATTTAGCAAAAATTGTTTCACGTGGAACAAAGAAAAGGAAAAGCGCCAAAATTGGCGCTTTTATTAAACAATTATTTTACCTTGGAACCATTTGGTAACGTTTGATCAACGGTTGCCAGGGAAAGCTGGCCCTCTTTTGATCCTGCTAAGATCATTCCTTGTGACAATTCACCACGAAGCTTAACAGGTTTTAAATTAGTAATGCAAATCACCTTACGTCCCACTAACTCTTCAGGCTTATAATATTGAGCAATTCCAGAAACCACTTGACGCTTTTCGTAACCCAAATCAAGCTGCAGCTTCAAAAGCTTATCTGCTTTTTTAACTGGTTCCGCCTGAATGACTTCCGCGACACGTAAGTCAATTTTCATGAAATCATCTATAGAAATTTCTTCCATAGGATCAGGCTTTTCTTCAACCTTTTCCTTTTCCTTTTCCTTTTCCTTTTCCTCTTTCTTTTCTTCCCCTGCTGGGGCTGGACCTTGCATTTTCGTTTTAATGAATTCTACTTCCTCAGCAATTTCCAGTCTTGGGAATAGAGGTGCCTCTTTTTCAACCTTTGTTCCACTTGGAATCATTCCAAAGGTTTCAAGGCTTTCCCATGTTCTAAGCTCCTCACCATGAATCCCAAGTTGCTTAAAGATTCCACCAGGTGTACGAGTTAAGAAGGGTTGTAAAAGAATGGCCATTCTTCGTAGTGATTCTGCCAAGTGAACCATTACACTCGCAAGCTCACCTTTTTTCTCCTCGTCCTTCGCTAATGTCCACGGTTGTGTTTCATCAATATATTTATTAGTCCTGCTAACTAATTGCCAAATCGATGTTAGTGCAACAGAAAACTCCATTTTCTCCATGGCCTCTTCATACTTTTGAATAGTTTCGTGATTCATTTGTAGCAGTGACTCATCAAATGCCCCAACTGACCCAGTGTACTCAGGAATAACACCATCAAAATACTTTTCTATCATTGCAACAGTCCGATTTAACAAGTTTCCTAAATCATTAGCTAAGTCAAAATTGATTCTTTCAACAAATCCTTCTGGTGTAAAAACACCATCTGCACCGAACGGTACTTCTCTTAATAGGTAGTAGCGAAGTGCATCTAAACCGTAGCGGTCAATTAATGTAACAGGATCAACCACATTCCCTTTCGATTTGGACATTTTACCGTCTTTCATTAATAACCAGCCATGAGCGAAAACCTTCTTTGGTAAAGGCAGCTCAAGCGCCATTAACATGATCGGCCAATAAATCGTATGGAAGCGGACAATTTCCTTTCCAACAAGATGAACATCCGCCGGCCAGTAATTTAAATATTTAGAGTCATTCTCCGTCCCATATCCAAGGGCAGTAATATAATTGGATAAAGCATCAATCCAAACATAAATGACATGCTTTGGATCGCCAGGGACTTTAATCCCCCAATCGAACGTGGTCCTAGAAACCGCTAAATCCTCCAAACCAGGTTTGATGAAATTATTGATCATTTCATTTTTACGAGACTCGGGTTGGATGAACTCCGGATTTTCCTCATAATATTGTAATAACCGATCTGCATACTTACTCATTCTAAAAAAGTAGGATTCCTCTTTGACGAGCTCTACTGTTCGGCCACAATCTGGGCAATTTCCTTCTACTAATTGGCGGTCCGTAAAAAAGGACTCACATGGAGTACAATACCAGCCTTCATATTGATCGAGGTAAATATCTCCTTGCTCCAAAAGTCTCGCAAAAATCTTTGCCACCACTTGCTTATGTCTTTCCTCTGTCGTACGGATAAAGTCATCATAGGAAATATCGAGCTTATTCCACAGCTCTTTAATTCCATCTACAATCCCATCCACATATTGTTGTGGTGTAATATTTGCTTCCTCGGCTTTACGCTGAATTTTTTGACCATGCTCATCCGTTCCAGTTAAGTACATGACATCATATCCGCGCATCCGCTTATACCGTGCCATTGCATCACCAGCAACAGTCGTATAGGCGTGTCCTATATGTAAATTTCCACTTGGATAGTAAATAGGTGTGGTAAGGTAAAAAGTCTTTAGTTTTTCCTCCATTATTTTTCCTCCTCATCAGAAAAGCACAAGCTCTGGGGATAGACAATAATCGGGTAAAAAAGCCTAAACCCCATTAACCCATTATTGCCTTTTTTTCCCGCTTCTATCATCAAAATATACCGAAAAATAAACTTTTGTGCAAGGAGGCGCTTCTTTAGAATCTTTTTTAAAACTATTTTTCCTGCCCCCATAAAACAAATATGATTATCGAATAATATGTTGGATTCAGTATGCTGTTGTAGTATTTTGTCGAAATATGTAGAAATCATGAAAGCAACTATCTGAAAATCCAATAATATTAAAAATCTATATCAATTGTATGAATATTTAGTAAAACCTTATTAAATCAACGTTTGTCTTGTTGGAAAAAATTTTCTATTATTTTTAACATAAAATAATTGACGGATATGGGAAGTACTGGTATTATAAATTTGTAAGAATTTTGTCGAATAATGACGAATAAAAATAGATAAATAATTTCGTATTGATGAGAGGAGATCACTTTAAAATGAAATCTACAGGTATTGTTCGTAAAGTTGATGAATTAGGTCGTGTGGTTATTCCGATTGAATTAAGACGTACTCTTGGTATTGCTGAAAAGGATGCTCTAGAAATCTATGTAGACGATGAGCGTATCATCTTAAAAAAATACAAGCCAAATATGACTTGTCAGGTAACTGGTGAAGTTTCTGATGATAACTTAGCTCTTGCTGGTGGGAAATTAATTCTTAGCCGCGAAGGTGCAGAGCAATTACTAGAAGAAATCAAAAGCAACTTTGAATTAGCAAAATAATAGCTCCGGGCACTTTACGTGCCGGAGCTTTTTTTTATTCAATATGATACACCTGATACACTTCTCTTTTGTTCAGGCCTCGATCTTTGGCTGTTTGCTTAATAGCATCCTTTGAAGAAATATTTTCAACTGACATATAGTGATTGACATGCTCTTCAATAGACAAGGCTTCCCACCAGTTGGTGTCCTCTTCTACCTCTTCTTTTGTTCCTTCAACAATAATACAAAATTCTCCACGAATTTCATCTTTATGTGCCCACTCGATTACTTCTTCAAGTGTTCCTCTAATAAACTCTTCATACTTCTTTGTTAACTCACGGCAAACAGCAATATTTCTATTTCCCAGAACTTCCAGCATAACGGCTAATGTCTCTTTCAGCCGGTGGGGGGATTCGTAAAAAATAATGGTTGCCATTTGTCTCTTTAAGAGGTCTAATTCGGCACGCTTATCTTTTTTGCCGCGATGTAAGAACCCATAAAAATAAAATGGCTGACAAACTATACCTGAGGCAATTAAGGATGTTAACGCGGCATTAGCTCCGGGTAATGGAACAACCGTCACTTGCTCGTTAATTGCTGCCGTAACCAACTCGTAACCAGGGTCAGATATAGCTGGCATACCTGCATCACTTACAAGAGCTACCTTTAAACCTTGTTGTACCTTTTGAATTAGTTTCTCCCCACTCGTTTCCTTATTATGCTCATGATAGCTGACAATCGGGGTGTTAATTTCAAAATAGTTACATAGTTTTTTGGTATTTCTAGTGTCTTCTGCAGCAATCAAGTCAGCTTCTTTTAATATCCTAATCGCTCGGAAGCTCATATCTTCAAGATTTCCAATCGGAGTAGGAACAAGATATAGAATCCCCTTATTTTCTTCATTCTCAAAGCTTTTCTGCTGCCACATGTTCATCACCCGTTTCGCGTATTAAAAACTCGATTTTCTTCTTTCGAGTTAAACTTTTAAAATGATGCTCTGCCCTCAGTGCATCCCCTTTACTATCAAAACTTTTAAAATAGGTTAGCTTTACCGGCCCTCTTCCCCGAGTGTATTTGGCACCTTTTCCTTCATTATGCTGCATCACTCGGCGCTCAAGGCTTGTGGTATATCCGCCATAAAGACTTCCATCCTTACATGTTAGCACATAAAAGAAGTGGTTATTATTCTCCATATAAGATTGCCCTTATTTCCGAGGTGTACTGATCATCATCATCATAAACAAACAGCGGCGGGGAAATTTTTAAGTCAGGGCTGCCATCTTTAATTGCTTCTACTAACAGGGTATTGGCCTCTTTCCCCTTCTTAGGATAGACAAATTGAATTCGTTTCGGCTCAAGTCTGTACTGGCGCATAAGAGTGATGATATCCAATAGTCTGCCCGGACGGTGTACAAAAGCTACCTTTCCTCCCTGTTTCGCTAACTGACTCGAGGCCTTGATCGCATCCTCTAGGGTACAAAGGATCTCATGTCGAGCAATCGCTAAATGTTCATTGGGATTCATTTCATCCTTTGAAGGAGTTGGAAAGTAAGGAGGATTACAAGTAACCACATCAAATTTTCCATATCCTAGCTGCTTTGGTATTTCCTTTATGTCACCATGAATCATATGTAGTCGATCTTGTAGACCGTTATATTCAATACTTCTATTCGCCATATCATATAAACGCTCTTGTATCTCTACACCCGTAATCTTCCCCTTCGTACGAGCACTTAAAAACAACGGAATGACTCCGTTTCCACTACAAAGATCAATAAGATTTCCCTTTTGTATAGGTACGTACACAAACCGAGCTAATAATACAGCATCGAGTGAAAAAGCAAAAACGGAGGGGCTTTGAATAATTCTTAAATTCTCAGCTAGTAAATAATCAAGCCGCTCATCATCTTTTAAGTTAACCACACGTAATCATCCTATCTAAAAATGTATGAAAATAGAGGCTGATTTCGTCAGCCTCTTTCGGTTATTTCTTATTAAGGAAAGAAAGACAAAATAAACAATCGCCTTCCTTACGTAAGCTCCCAAAATGAAGGTTGCAAATATGAAACCCTTCTTGATAAAGACGGGCGAGGTTATCATATCCTTCACCAACATCAAAAGGTTTTACCCCAGGAGATGCTTCAGGGATTATTCCCTTCTTATTCTTTATTTCTTTCTTGTCATCTTCTTCCGTGGTTACATCTAAACGGCGCCTCAGATGTTCATTTTCAAGCTTTAAATAATGATTCTCTTCTAGTATTTCGGCTAGGTGCTGCTTTAATTCTCCTAGCTGCTGGTAAAGATGTCCAATTTGTGTTTCCATATTACTTACTGACTCAAAAATTTCTTTTTTATCCACGTCTTCCACCTCATTAATCTGTGGATTGTATAGAAAAGGCACCTTCTTTAGTGATTTCATCCAAAGTATACTCTAGAACCCGTTCTTGTTCCTTTAGTTCAACCTGAAGCACCCGCTCTAATATATTTAATCCTACTACTTTTCCTGTACCTTGTGGTGTTTCAATGATTTCCCCTAAATCTGGAAGTAGTGCTTTTGCAGATTCATATTCATCATTTTCATATTTGAGGCAGCACATCAACCTGCCACATAAGCCAGAAATTTTGGTAGGATTCAATGAAAGATTTTGATCCTTCGCCATTTTAATTGAAACAGGGTCGAAATCACCTAAAAATGTGGAGCAGCACAGCATCCTTCCACAAGGGCCGATACCCCCAAGCATCTTGGCTTCATCACGTACGCCAATCTGTCTCAATTCAATTCGTGTCCGAAAAATAGCTGCTAAATCTTTTACTAGCTCACGGAAATCTACTCTTCCATCGGCAGTAAAATAAAAGATGATTTTATTTCGATCAAATGTATATTCAACATCCACCAGTTTCATATCCAGCTGATGTTCATTGACCTTTTCATTGCATACTTCATAAGCTTCCTGGGCTGCAAACTTGTTCTCTTCGACAATCATTCGATCCTTTTGGTCCGCAATTCTGACCACCTTTTTTAATGGAAGGACGACATCGTGCTCCTCAACCTGTTTACGAGCAATGACAGCCTTTCCATATTCAACGCCACGGACCGTTTCAACAATGACAAAGTCA from Bacillus sp. SLBN-46 encodes:
- a CDS encoding stage 0 sporulation family protein, whose product is MYDVVGVRFKKAGKIYYFDPGDLSIQKDDFVIVETVRGVEYGKAVIARKQVEEHDVVLPLKKVVRIADQKDRMIVEENKFAAQEAYEVCNEKVNEHQLDMKLVDVEYTFDRNKIIFYFTADGRVDFRELVKDLAAIFRTRIELRQIGVRDEAKMLGGIGPCGRMLCCSTFLGDFDPVSIKMAKDQNLSLNPTKISGLCGRLMCCLKYENDEYESAKALLPDLGEIIETPQGTGKVVGLNILERVLQVELKEQERVLEYTLDEITKEGAFSIQSTD